From a single Opisthocomus hoazin isolate bOpiHoa1 chromosome 6, bOpiHoa1.hap1, whole genome shotgun sequence genomic region:
- the ANGPTL3 gene encoding angiopoietin-related protein 3 isoform X3 → MKIILVFLLIAPLALSAKAEKDYSSLDSAAPPETKSRFAMLDDVRILANGLLQLGHGLKDFVHKTKGQMNDIFQKLYIFDRSFYELSVQTSEIKEEEEQLRQTTARLQIHNEEIKNLSQEMNSKIEDLIQNKIQLQEKVWGLEDKVTKLAIIQPSMQETKEISSLKAFVEQQDNHIKQLLKIVEDQHVQLDRQHNQIMELEDKLNHIELQELAQNSFTEEQAEPEAIPFPVHNATAVTHKSDGAAPDCTALYNSGMRSSGVYTIKPSGSEAFDVYCEMKFASSWTVIQNRVDGSLDFNQTWDAYVNGFGDLNGTAQIKTSPTWAAILTYFHLFHNEELLYLNLSHILAQQLTTEVDLHLRSSILLNATVAP, encoded by the exons atgaaaatcatTCTAGTCTTTCTACTCATCGCCCCACTTGCTCTTTCAGCGAAAGCTGAGAAGGATTATTCCTCCCTTGACTCTGCTGCACCTCCCGAGACGAAGTCAAGATTTGCCATGTTAGATGACGTACGAATCCTAGCCAACGGACTCCTCCAGCTTGGGCACGGTCTTAAAGACTTTGTCCATAAGACGAAGGGGCAGATGAATGACATCTTTCAAAAACTTTACATTTTTGATAGGTCCTTTTATGAGCTCTCAGTGCAAACGAGTGAAATcaaagaagaagaagaacagCTCAGACAAACTACGGCCAGGCTGCAAATCCACAACGAAGAGATCAAGAATCTCTCACAGGAGATGAATTCAAAGATTGAAGACCTCATACAAAACAAAATCCAGCTGCAAGAGAAAGTATGGGGACTGGAAGACAAAGTCACAAAACTGGCCATTATCCAGCCTTCAATGCAAGAGACAAAAGAAATTTCTTCACTCAAA GCTTTTGTGgagcagcaggacaaccacatcAAGCAACTTCTTAAAATTGTGGAGGACCAGCATGTGCAACTCGACAGACAGCACAATCAAATAATGGAGCTGGAGGACAAG CTAAACCACATCGAGCTCCAGGAACTTGCACAGAACTCTTTCACGGAGGAGCAAGCAGAACCAGAAGCCATCCCCTTTCCTGTGCACAACGCCACAGCTGTAACACACAAATCTGATG GTGCCGCTCCCGACTGCACAGCTCTTTACAACAGCGGCATGCGCTCCAGTGGTGTTTACACCATTAAGCCCAGCGGCTCGGAAGCTTTTGATGTCTACTGTGAAATGAAATTTG CCAGTTCCTGGACTGTAATCCAGAACAGAGTGGATGGATCACTGGATTTCAACCAAACCTGGGATGCCTACGTAAACGGCTTTGGTGACCTCAACG GCACAGCACAGATCAAAACCTCACCAACGTGGGCAGCAATATTGACTTACTTCCACCTCTTCCACAATGAAGAGCTGCTGTATCTCAACCTTTCCCACATTTTGGCACAGCAGCTCACAACTGAGGTAGACCTTCACCTGCGTAGTTCGATCCTATTGAACGCTACGGTTGCCCCTTAA
- the ANGPTL3 gene encoding angiopoietin-related protein 3 isoform X2, translating into MKIILVFLLIAPLALSAKAEKDYSSLDSAAPPETKSRFAMLDDVRILANGLLQLGHGLKDFVHKTKGQMNDIFQKLYIFDRSFYELSVQTSEIKEEEEQLRQTTARLQIHNEEIKNLSQEMNSKIEDLIQNKIQLQEKVWGLEDKVTKLAIIQPSMQETKEISSLKAFVEQQDNHIKQLLKIVEDQHVQLDRQHNQIMELEDKLNHIELQELAQNSFTEEQAEPEAIPFPVHNATAVTHKSDGAAPDCTALYNSGMRSSGVYTIKPSGSEAFDVYCEMKFASSWTVIQNRVDGSLDFNQTWDAYVNGFGDLNEEFWLGLNKTYAITRQGDYILRIELQDWKDNKRYIEYAFSLGGLATDYALQLSRISGSIPNALPEQTELRFSTADRDGDVINDFNCPENYLGTLGNCHFCWNRSTEDSRCEQEPSAWKLSAGRWGSADSD; encoded by the exons atgaaaatcatTCTAGTCTTTCTACTCATCGCCCCACTTGCTCTTTCAGCGAAAGCTGAGAAGGATTATTCCTCCCTTGACTCTGCTGCACCTCCCGAGACGAAGTCAAGATTTGCCATGTTAGATGACGTACGAATCCTAGCCAACGGACTCCTCCAGCTTGGGCACGGTCTTAAAGACTTTGTCCATAAGACGAAGGGGCAGATGAATGACATCTTTCAAAAACTTTACATTTTTGATAGGTCCTTTTATGAGCTCTCAGTGCAAACGAGTGAAATcaaagaagaagaagaacagCTCAGACAAACTACGGCCAGGCTGCAAATCCACAACGAAGAGATCAAGAATCTCTCACAGGAGATGAATTCAAAGATTGAAGACCTCATACAAAACAAAATCCAGCTGCAAGAGAAAGTATGGGGACTGGAAGACAAAGTCACAAAACTGGCCATTATCCAGCCTTCAATGCAAGAGACAAAAGAAATTTCTTCACTCAAA GCTTTTGTGgagcagcaggacaaccacatcAAGCAACTTCTTAAAATTGTGGAGGACCAGCATGTGCAACTCGACAGACAGCACAATCAAATAATGGAGCTGGAGGACAAG CTAAACCACATCGAGCTCCAGGAACTTGCACAGAACTCTTTCACGGAGGAGCAAGCAGAACCAGAAGCCATCCCCTTTCCTGTGCACAACGCCACAGCTGTAACACACAAATCTGATG GTGCCGCTCCCGACTGCACAGCTCTTTACAACAGCGGCATGCGCTCCAGTGGTGTTTACACCATTAAGCCCAGCGGCTCGGAAGCTTTTGATGTCTACTGTGAAATGAAATTTG CCAGTTCCTGGACTGTAATCCAGAACAGAGTGGATGGATCACTGGATTTCAACCAAACCTGGGATGCCTACGTAAACGGCTTTGGTGACCTCAACG AGGAATTCTGGCTAGGCCTGAACAAGACCTACGCCATTACTAGGCAAGGGGATTACATCTTGCGGATTGAGCTGCAGGACTGGAAGGATAACAAACGTTACATCGAGTACGCATTCAGCTTGGGAGGCCTGGCAACGGACTACGCTCTCCAGCTTTCACGGATCTCTGGGAGCATCCCCAACGCGCTGCCGGAGCAGACAGAGCTGCGGTTCTCCACTGCAGACCGCGACGGGGACGTAATAAATGACTTCAACTGTCCAGAAAACTACCTAG GTACACTGGGGAATTGTCACTTTTGCTGGAACCGGTCTACAGAAGATTCGCGTTGTGAACAGGAGCCGTCTGCTTGGAAACTGAGCGCAGGACGTTGGGGTTCAGCTGACAGTGACTGA
- the ANGPTL3 gene encoding angiopoietin-related protein 3 isoform X1: MKIILVFLLIAPLALSAKAEKDYSSLDSAAPPETKSRFAMLDDVRILANGLLQLGHGLKDFVHKTKGQMNDIFQKLYIFDRSFYELSVQTSEIKEEEEQLRQTTARLQIHNEEIKNLSQEMNSKIEDLIQNKIQLQEKVWGLEDKVTKLAIIQPSMQETKEISSLKAFVEQQDNHIKQLLKIVEDQHVQLDRQHNQIMELEDKLNHIELQELAQNSFTEEQAEPEAIPFPVHNATAVTHKSDGAAPDCTALYNSGMRSSGVYTIKPSGSEAFDVYCEMKFASSWTVIQNRVDGSLDFNQTWDAYVNGFGDLNEEFWLGLNKTYAITRQGDYILRIELQDWKDNKRYIEYAFSLGGLATDYALQLSRISGSIPNALPEQTELRFSTADRDGDVINDFNCPENYLGGWWHSECEETNLNGKYVTPRSRGRLDRRKGLYWKPKKGRYYLLKSTKIMVHPTDLKSFD; this comes from the exons atgaaaatcatTCTAGTCTTTCTACTCATCGCCCCACTTGCTCTTTCAGCGAAAGCTGAGAAGGATTATTCCTCCCTTGACTCTGCTGCACCTCCCGAGACGAAGTCAAGATTTGCCATGTTAGATGACGTACGAATCCTAGCCAACGGACTCCTCCAGCTTGGGCACGGTCTTAAAGACTTTGTCCATAAGACGAAGGGGCAGATGAATGACATCTTTCAAAAACTTTACATTTTTGATAGGTCCTTTTATGAGCTCTCAGTGCAAACGAGTGAAATcaaagaagaagaagaacagCTCAGACAAACTACGGCCAGGCTGCAAATCCACAACGAAGAGATCAAGAATCTCTCACAGGAGATGAATTCAAAGATTGAAGACCTCATACAAAACAAAATCCAGCTGCAAGAGAAAGTATGGGGACTGGAAGACAAAGTCACAAAACTGGCCATTATCCAGCCTTCAATGCAAGAGACAAAAGAAATTTCTTCACTCAAA GCTTTTGTGgagcagcaggacaaccacatcAAGCAACTTCTTAAAATTGTGGAGGACCAGCATGTGCAACTCGACAGACAGCACAATCAAATAATGGAGCTGGAGGACAAG CTAAACCACATCGAGCTCCAGGAACTTGCACAGAACTCTTTCACGGAGGAGCAAGCAGAACCAGAAGCCATCCCCTTTCCTGTGCACAACGCCACAGCTGTAACACACAAATCTGATG GTGCCGCTCCCGACTGCACAGCTCTTTACAACAGCGGCATGCGCTCCAGTGGTGTTTACACCATTAAGCCCAGCGGCTCGGAAGCTTTTGATGTCTACTGTGAAATGAAATTTG CCAGTTCCTGGACTGTAATCCAGAACAGAGTGGATGGATCACTGGATTTCAACCAAACCTGGGATGCCTACGTAAACGGCTTTGGTGACCTCAACG AGGAATTCTGGCTAGGCCTGAACAAGACCTACGCCATTACTAGGCAAGGGGATTACATCTTGCGGATTGAGCTGCAGGACTGGAAGGATAACAAACGTTACATCGAGTACGCATTCAGCTTGGGAGGCCTGGCAACGGACTACGCTCTCCAGCTTTCACGGATCTCTGGGAGCATCCCCAACGCGCTGCCGGAGCAGACAGAGCTGCGGTTCTCCACTGCAGACCGCGACGGGGACGTAATAAATGACTTCAACTGTCCAGAAAACTACCTAG GAGGCTGGTGGCACAGTGAATGTGAGGAAACCAATCTTAACGGGAAATACGTCACACCGAGGTCGAGAGGAAGACTAGACAGAAGAAAAGGCTTATACTGGAAGCCTAAGAAAGGAAGGTACTACTTGCTCAAGTCAACCAAAATAATGGTACACCCAACAGATTTAAAAAGTTTTGACTGA